A window of the Vibrio ostreae genome harbors these coding sequences:
- a CDS encoding DUF5363 family protein, producing MMAWFKKWLARYDAWCVSMGLTPEQKRCCVPYRKDPVHERSRDDA from the coding sequence ATGATGGCATGGTTTAAAAAGTGGCTGGCGCGTTATGATGCCTGGTGTGTCAGCATGGGACTGACGCCGGAGCAGAAACGCTGTTGTGTGCCGTATCGTAAAGACCCGGTCCATGAGCGCAGCCGTGACGACGCCTGA
- a CDS encoding NupC/NupG family nucleoside CNT transporter, with the protein MSLFMSLIGMAVLLGIALLLSEDRKAINFRTVGGAFAIQFALGGFVLYVPWGRDLLASFTAGVQSVIDYGKDGIGFLFGSLVNFSVDGIGFIFAFQVLPTVIFFSALISVLYYLGIMQWVIKILGGGLQKALGTSRAESMSAAANIFVGQTEAPLVVRPFVPKMTQSELFAVMCGGLASVAGGVMAGYAAMGVPLEYLVAASFMAAPGGLLFAKIIKPETDAPEEELGNVDIDGGDDKPANVIDAAAGGASMGLQLALNIGAMLLAFIGLIALINGILGGVGGWFGMPQLTLELLLGWVFSPLAFVIGVPWSEATLAGSFIGQKIVVNEFVAYLNFVPYVGENAQVLATTGAVMSEKTAAIISFALCGFANLSSIAILLGGLGGIAPNRRHDIARFGMKAVAAGTLSNLMAATIAGFFLSF; encoded by the coding sequence ATGAGCCTGTTTATGAGCCTCATCGGTATGGCAGTACTGCTCGGCATCGCCCTGCTGCTGTCTGAAGACCGTAAAGCTATTAACTTTAGAACCGTGGGTGGCGCATTCGCTATCCAATTCGCACTGGGTGGTTTCGTTCTTTACGTCCCTTGGGGTCGTGATCTGCTGGCAAGCTTCACTGCTGGTGTTCAGAGCGTAATCGATTATGGTAAAGACGGTATCGGCTTCCTGTTTGGCAGCCTGGTTAACTTCTCTGTTGACGGTATCGGTTTTATCTTTGCTTTCCAGGTACTTCCTACCGTCATTTTCTTCTCAGCCCTGATCTCAGTTCTGTACTACCTGGGTATCATGCAGTGGGTTATTAAGATTCTGGGGGGTGGCCTGCAAAAAGCGCTGGGCACTTCTCGTGCGGAATCTATGTCTGCTGCAGCCAACATTTTCGTTGGTCAAACTGAAGCTCCACTGGTAGTCCGTCCGTTTGTACCAAAAATGACACAGTCTGAGCTGTTCGCAGTGATGTGTGGTGGTCTGGCTTCGGTAGCGGGCGGTGTCATGGCCGGTTACGCAGCGATGGGTGTGCCACTGGAGTATCTGGTTGCGGCCTCTTTCATGGCGGCACCGGGTGGTCTGCTGTTTGCAAAAATCATCAAACCTGAAACTGACGCTCCGGAAGAAGAACTGGGTAACGTAGACATCGACGGCGGCGACGACAAACCCGCTAACGTCATTGATGCCGCTGCTGGTGGTGCATCAATGGGTCTGCAACTGGCTCTGAATATCGGTGCGATGCTGTTGGCGTTTATCGGTCTGATCGCGCTGATCAACGGTATTCTGGGTGGCGTTGGTGGCTGGTTCGGTATGCCACAACTGACTCTGGAACTGCTGTTGGGCTGGGTTTTCTCTCCACTGGCATTCGTTATCGGTGTGCCTTGGTCTGAAGCGACTCTGGCGGGCTCTTTCATTGGTCAGAAGATCGTGGTGAACGAATTCGTTGCTTACCTGAACTTCGTGCCTTACGTGGGCGAAAATGCGCAGGTACTGGCAACAACTGGCGCCGTGATGTCTGAGAAGACCGCAGCAATCATCTCGTTCGCTCTGTGTGGTTTTGCGAACCTGTCATCGATTGCGATTCTGCTGGGCGGCCTGGGTGGTATTGCACCTAACCGTCGTCACGACATCGCTCGTTTCGGTATGAAAGCTGTGGCTGCTGGTACGCTATCTAACCTGATGGCAGCAACCATTGCTGGCTTCTTCCTGTCTTTCTAA
- the deoA gene encoding thymidine phosphorylase — MSSFSDKSSSFSDKSAASSGRAVPFLPQEIIRKKRDGEPLSAEEIEFFIQGVADDTVSEGQIAAFAMAIFFREMSMDERIALTCAMRDSGMVIDWSAMNFAGPIVDKHSTGGVGDVTSLMLGPMVAACGGYVPMISGRGLGHTGGTLDKLESIPGYNITPSNEVFGAVTKQAGVAIIGQTGDLAPADKRVYATRDITATVDNISLITASILSKKLAAGLQSLVMDVKVGSGAFMPTYQASEELAKSIVAVANGAGTKTTAILTDMNQVLASSAGNALEVREAVRFLSGEYRNPRLYNVTMALCAEMLVLGNLAKDSAEAEQKLQQALDSGAAARCFGQMVAGLGGPDDFVEHYDRYLDKAEIVKPVYATQSGVVSAMDTRAIGMAVVGMGGGRRVASDNIDYAVGFDQFIRLGESADSSKPLAVIHARSEAQWQQAAQALQQAITIGGDYVATPDVYRQIREQDI; from the coding sequence ATGTCTTCATTTAGTGATAAGTCGTCTTCATTCAGTGATAAATCCGCGGCCAGTAGCGGGCGTGCCGTGCCATTTTTGCCGCAGGAAATCATTCGTAAAAAGCGCGACGGCGAACCGCTCAGCGCCGAAGAGATTGAGTTTTTTATCCAGGGGGTGGCTGACGACACGGTGTCGGAAGGTCAGATTGCCGCCTTTGCAATGGCCATTTTCTTTCGTGAAATGAGCATGGATGAGCGCATTGCGCTGACTTGTGCCATGCGTGATTCCGGCATGGTGATTGACTGGAGCGCGATGAACTTCGCTGGCCCGATTGTCGATAAACATTCCACCGGGGGCGTGGGTGACGTTACTTCCCTTATGCTGGGGCCGATGGTCGCGGCGTGTGGCGGTTATGTGCCGATGATCTCCGGGCGTGGCCTGGGACACACCGGCGGTACGCTGGATAAGCTCGAATCCATTCCTGGCTATAACATCACGCCGAGCAATGAGGTCTTCGGTGCGGTGACTAAACAGGCGGGCGTGGCGATTATCGGCCAGACCGGTGACCTGGCGCCGGCGGACAAACGCGTCTATGCCACGCGGGATATCACCGCCACGGTGGATAACATTTCTCTGATTACCGCGTCGATTCTGTCGAAAAAACTCGCCGCTGGTCTGCAGTCGCTGGTCATGGATGTCAAAGTCGGATCCGGCGCCTTTATGCCGACCTATCAAGCCTCAGAAGAGCTGGCCAAATCGATAGTGGCGGTTGCCAATGGTGCCGGTACGAAAACCACCGCGATTCTGACCGATATGAATCAGGTGCTGGCCTCTTCGGCCGGCAACGCGCTGGAAGTGCGCGAGGCCGTGCGCTTCCTGAGTGGTGAATACCGTAATCCGCGTCTGTACAACGTGACCATGGCGCTGTGTGCCGAAATGCTGGTGCTGGGCAATCTGGCTAAAGACAGTGCTGAGGCCGAGCAGAAACTGCAGCAGGCACTGGACAGCGGTGCGGCGGCGCGCTGTTTTGGTCAGATGGTGGCAGGTTTGGGCGGCCCGGACGATTTTGTCGAGCACTATGATCGTTATCTGGATAAAGCGGAGATCGTGAAGCCGGTGTATGCCACGCAGAGCGGCGTAGTGTCTGCGATGGATACCCGGGCGATTGGCATGGCTGTGGTCGGCATGGGCGGCGGTCGCCGCGTGGCGAGCGACAACATCGATTATGCGGTCGGTTTTGATCAGTTTATCCGTCTGGGTGAAAGCGCAGATAGCAGCAAACCGCTGGCCGTTATCCATGCGCGCAGTGAAGCGCAGTGGCAGCAGGCGGCACAGGCGCTGCAACAGGCGATTACCATCGGTGGCGACTATGTGGCGACACCGGATGTGTACCGTCAGATCCGTGAACAAGATATTTAA
- the deoC gene encoding deoxyribose-phosphate aldolase — MSDLKAAALRALKLMDLTTLNDDDTDAKVIQLCHDAKSPVGNTAAICIYPRFIPIAKKTLREQGTPDVRIATVTNFPHGNDDIEIAVAETKAAVAYGADEVDVVFPYRALMAGNDQVGFELVKQCKAACGDKVLLKVIIETGELKQEALIKQASQICIEAGADFIKTSTGKVAQNATPEYARMMLEVIRDMGVAQSVGFKPAGGVRTAEDAALYLAMADEILGDNWVDSRHYRFGASSLLTNLLNTLEVSNDKADPAAY, encoded by the coding sequence ATGAGCGATTTAAAAGCAGCAGCACTACGTGCACTGAAACTGATGGATTTAACCACGCTGAATGATGACGATACGGATGCCAAAGTGATCCAGCTTTGTCACGATGCGAAAAGCCCGGTCGGTAATACCGCCGCCATCTGTATCTACCCTCGCTTTATTCCTATTGCTAAGAAGACCCTGCGTGAACAAGGTACACCTGACGTGCGTATTGCGACGGTGACTAACTTCCCGCACGGCAATGACGATATCGAGATTGCTGTAGCGGAAACCAAAGCGGCTGTCGCTTATGGCGCAGATGAAGTGGATGTGGTGTTCCCGTACCGCGCACTGATGGCCGGTAATGATCAGGTTGGTTTTGAACTGGTTAAACAGTGTAAAGCGGCGTGTGGTGATAAGGTGCTGCTGAAAGTGATCATCGAGACCGGTGAGCTGAAACAGGAAGCGCTGATTAAACAGGCTTCGCAAATCTGTATTGAAGCGGGCGCGGACTTCATTAAAACCTCGACCGGTAAAGTGGCGCAAAACGCGACCCCGGAATATGCGCGCATGATGCTGGAAGTGATCCGTGACATGGGCGTGGCACAAAGTGTTGGCTTTAAGCCGGCCGGTGGCGTGCGCACGGCAGAAGATGCTGCGCTCTACCTGGCGATGGCCGATGAGATCCTGGGTGATAACTGGGTCGACAGCCGTCACTACCGCTTTGGCGCCTCAAGCCTGCTGACCAATCTGCTTAACACGCTGGAAGTGAGCAATGACAAAGCTGATCCGGCGGCGTACTGA
- a CDS encoding TatD family hydrolase, giving the protein MSAAVTTPEYPLFDTHCHFDFDAFAAQFADELALACQQGVQRILIPSIGRQNWQRVATLAADYPDHIYYALGYHPYFLASAGLNPLDDLEQALDARSSACVAVGEVGLDAMVDIDAKVQETLLLGQLALAQAAGLPVVLHSRKTHNRLLQLLKQTRFQGGGVLHAFSGSEQQARQFIDLGFKIGVGGGITYPRANKTRRTISALPLEHLVLETDAPDMPLCGYQGHNNHPCRLPLVLNELVLLRKEDKQTVASTVWKNSNLLFSICERIPTEM; this is encoded by the coding sequence ATGAGCGCAGCCGTGACGACGCCTGAGTATCCTCTGTTTGATACTCACTGTCATTTTGATTTCGATGCCTTCGCGGCGCAGTTTGCCGACGAATTGGCTTTGGCATGCCAGCAGGGTGTGCAACGCATTCTGATCCCTTCTATCGGCCGGCAAAACTGGCAGCGGGTGGCAACACTCGCTGCTGATTATCCGGACCACATCTATTATGCACTGGGCTACCACCCTTATTTCTTAGCATCGGCTGGTTTAAATCCATTAGATGACCTTGAACAGGCGCTCGACGCCCGCAGTTCTGCTTGTGTCGCTGTGGGAGAAGTGGGGCTGGACGCTATGGTGGATATTGACGCCAAGGTGCAGGAAACGCTGTTACTCGGCCAACTGGCGTTAGCACAAGCGGCAGGCTTGCCTGTCGTGCTGCACAGCCGCAAAACCCATAACCGTTTATTGCAACTGCTCAAGCAGACACGCTTTCAGGGCGGTGGCGTATTACACGCGTTCTCTGGCAGTGAGCAGCAAGCGCGTCAGTTTATCGATCTGGGCTTTAAAATCGGCGTTGGCGGCGGGATTACCTATCCGCGCGCCAATAAAACCCGGCGTACAATTTCTGCTCTGCCACTTGAGCATTTAGTGCTCGAAACCGATGCCCCTGATATGCCATTGTGCGGATACCAGGGCCACAACAACCATCCCTGCCGTTTGCCTCTGGTATTGAACGAACTGGTTCTGCTGCGAAAAGAGGATAAGCAAACGGTTGCTAGTACAGTTTGGAAAAACAGCAATTTGCTCTTTTCTATTTGTGAACGAATCCCAACGGAAATGTAG